The nucleotide window CTAAGGAGGCTTTGAGTGGACCTATCCTTGAGGAGGCACCTTTCCCGGAAGTTCTGGTTGCTAAGGCGTATAGCGAGGATGGAAAGAAGCTCGATTTGGTTGTGTACAACGGAAAGGAGGCTGGAGTCTTCAAGCTTGGGCTTGAGCGGTTGATTCCTGGTAAGCAGTACTCTGTCAGCACTGGAGGATCTGTCACTGCGAACGGAGCTGGAAAGGCGTATATtgatgccaagatcaacggTCGAACTCAAATCATCTTGCAACCGATCGAATAGCTGTATCAGCAGTTACACTTTCTTAGTTTTGGGATCGAGTGATTTGGGAACGAAATCCTTCTTTTCTGGTGCCTAGGCTACATGCACAACCCTTTATTCAATCCCTTACGGTCTCACAAGCGGCGACCGATTTTATAGTCCAATCTTTAATCCTCCTGGCCAATTCTTCTAGAAGATCCGAGAGGGATCATACTTGCGAGAAATCTGAAGCAGCTTCtgtttattttctttaccATAGCCATCGTAAATATTCTAAAATCCAGCTGCATCTCCTTTATAAGTGAAAGGATCATACAGTCCAGCCTTCTGGGTGGCATTAGCAATTGCCCAAGTCGTGTCCTCGATCCACTTGAACACAGCCTCGTTGTGCTCATCGCCACTCCACTCAATAACCTCTGCCCAAGCAATGTACgtgcccttcttctcaacatccaaACCTAGAGCATTGCCTCCTGGGTTGTACTTCTTAGAAGCTTCAGTCCAGAGAGAGCCGACAGGCTGCTAGTCAACAGTGATGAGCACACGGTTCTCAGCGGGGAGGACCTTGTACAAGTCGGAAAGTGCGTTCAGAAAGCCATCGTTCACTATCTGGCTTCCTTCGAGTAGCTCTTTATATGTTTTACCCGTAGTGGTACTGGCGATGAACTGGTCGTTGATCCTGGAGTTGACGAGCTGGCCAGTCTTACCCGAGAACTGAGCAAGATTCTTTTTCTCAAACGTGTTAGAAATAGCTGGGAGATCGAAGATTGGTCTAAAGCAGTCAGGTTCCGAATCTGAATCGCTGTTGCAGAAGACGATTGCACTACTAATAGTTGTCTCCTTATTGACTGCAATTACTTAAGGAACGACATGTGCAAGagggttattattaaaagctaagaaatttactataacctgcctaaaagcttaattattaagctagtattaatataatatttatagttatttaaagcaggcttttaattagctaaaaagaagtaaaagctagtatattactaatttattatattactaatataagttaattaataaaaaagctagagttaactttaagtaagtttatttaaagtttagctatagtttaaaaaggttaagtataaatattaaaataaacttaaaaaaaaaaaaaaaaaaaaaaaagctagggcttatataatataaaaaaaaagctttcttttttatattaataaaagataagttatagttttaaaaagctagctatataaaagctatttataaaataaataaaattataattatattaaatatatattatataattaaaaaattattataaaacttaaaaaagttaaaaaaataataagttaaaatctttaatataataattaaagttttaaataaaaaaattaatttatattaagtttatatttataaattatataaaatattatattaagtatattaatttaaagttatatcttttaatagttaatagtataagtaaggcttattaaagtaaaaaaatattatttaaaaaaatatattaatagctagtaagttaagttttatttactattaagtaaatatatatatacttaaatagcttatagtattataagctaggcttatagtaagttataagtttatattataagctatattataaggcttataatattaataaagtta belongs to Fusarium musae strain F31 chromosome 9, whole genome shotgun sequence and includes:
- a CDS encoding hypothetical protein (EggNog:ENOG41): AIVFCNSDSDSEPDCFRPIFDLPAISNTFEKKNLAQFSGKTGQLVNSRINDQFIASTTTGKTYKELLEGSQIVNDGFLNALSDLYKVLPAENRQPVGSLWTEASKKYNPGGNALGLDVEKKGTYIAWAEVIEWSGDEHNEAVFKWIEDTTWAIANATQKAGLYDPFTYKGDAAGF